The Gordonia iterans DNA window CACGTCCGTCGGGTCGCCGCCGCCCCATAACGCGCTCCACGCCTGGACGACGGTGATGTCGCCGCTGCCGACGAACAGTCCACCCAGGAGCAGCAGCACCAGCAGGGCGGTCAGGCCGAGGATCGCCGTCGTGCGCGTCAACGCCCCCCGGCGCCCGGGCGCCGGGTTCGGCGACGACGGCGCCGGAGCGCGGACGGTTGCCTGGGTCACGTCGTCCTTCCGCCTGGGGACTGTGGTCCGGATCTGACTGAGTAAGCCTAGCCTTGTCTTGGTCGAGGTGGAAGACGTTTGGCGGGCGGCCCGCCGCCCGCCCGATAGGGTCGCCCCATGGAAGAGATTCGGCTCAGCGAGCATGTGGTGTTGCTGCGGGGAACCGACGCCGGCGCCTACCCGCACGGGAATCCGCTGCGGGTGACCGGCGGCGACACGACGGTCCAGATCGACTCCTCGCTCGAATCCGGTTGTGCCGATGCCGATCTGGTCGTGCTCAGTCACTACCACGAGGATCACGTCGTCGGCTTGGGTGAGACGTCCGCACCGGTGACGGTCCATCGCCGCGATCTGCCGCCGGTGACGTCGTGGGACGAGTTCGGCCGCTACATGAACGTGCCGGACGTCGCGATCGGCGAGGAGCTCAAGCGCACGTTCCGGTGGTGCGAGCGGCCCGATGCGACGGCCTTCGACGACGACACCGTGATCGAGGTCGGGGGCGGGGTCAGGATCCTCGTCGTCCCGCTGCCCGGGCACACCGGCGGGCACTGCGGATTCTTCGTCGAGCCCGACGGCGTGTTCTTCACCGCGGACGTCGACCTCTCGTCGTTCGGTCCGGTGTACGCCGACCTGGACTCCACGCTCCCGGACGTGCGGGCCTCGCTGGCACGGTGCGCCGAGATCGACGCCGCTGTCTACACCACGTTCCACCACAAGGGTCCGTACACGGACCGGGCGGCGTTCCTGGCCGACCTGGCCGCGCACGCCGCCGCGCTCGACGCCCGCGACCAGCGGGTCCGCGCGTTGCTCGCGGAGGGGCCGGCGACCGCTCGCGATCTGGTGGGCCGCGGTGTGGTCTACCGAGTCGGAGGACGTCGTCCTTGGTACGCCGACGCGGTGGAGGAGGTCATCGTCGGGCAGCACCTGGCCGAGATCGGCGAGGCGACCGGGGCCGGTAGCTGACCTCGCCGGACCTTTCGACTCGCCTCGTCACTGCGTTCCTCGGCGGCTCAAGGGGCTGGTGGTCGCTGTGTTCCTCGGGGGCTTGGGGGGCTGGTGGTCGCTGTGTTCCTCGGGGGCTTGGGGGGCTGGTGGTCGCTGTGTTCCTCGGGGGCTTGAGGGGCTAGTGGTCACTGTGTTGTCGGCGGCCGTCCGGGGTGACTCGTTGGCCGCTCGGAAACTTGTCTTCCTTTTGTCCCGGAAACCGGCACAAAAGGAAGACAGATCTCCCGGAAGCGAGCAGCGGGGAGGTGCCGATCAGCTCGTGACCGACTCGCCGGCCTTCTCCGCACGGAGTTCGTGGCCTTTGGAGGTGAGGCAGCGGCCCGAAGCCAGATCCCATTCCCAGCCGTGCAGGTTGCAGGTGAGCTTGTTGCCCTCGACCACGCCGAACTTGCCCAGGTCGGCCTTGAGGTGCGGGCAGCGGCGCTGGATCACCCAGCCGTCGAGCTCCACCGAGGCGTCGTCGTCGTGCGCCTCGGAGAACCAGCCGTCGGCGTACGCGATCCGCTCGTCGGTGAGGCACTTGAAGAAGGTGTACAGGTACTCGTTGTAACCGCCGATCCGCCAGGTGGTGAAGCGGGTCGAGAGAAAGATCGTGTTGACCCAGTCCGGCTCGTTGTCGCGCAGCACGGTGCGTACCAGTTCGGGGGCGATCCGGAAGCCGTAGCGGTACTTCCCGTCGCCGTCCTGCTTCATCCGGACCTCGCGCCGCGGGAAATCCAGGACGAAGGTCTGGTCGCCGACCACCAGGCCGACTGGATAGCCGATGCCGTCGCAGATCAGGTCGGACTGCTTCATGATCGGCTCGAACAGCTCTTTGAGCTGCGGCAGCAGCGGGTCACCGTCGGCGGACGCCCACGTGGCCTTCTCGGCCGCGATGATGGGGGCGAACTTCTCCTTCATCCGGTCCAGGTAGGGCTTCTTGTTCTCGCCGAAGACCTGCTCGGGCGGGTACGGGTGCTCGATCTGATTCAGCTCGGAACCGGTGAACGTCGCCGTGGAGCCCGACACCATCATCAGGCCGCGGTGACGCACGCCGTCGTCGGTGCCGTGGGCCTTCATCTGCTCCAAGAACTCGGCCTGGTCGGGGAAGATGGACGCCTGGTCGGCCTCGCTGCCGGTGTTGAAGTCGTTGAGGACGTAGAGGTCGTCGTCGAGGAACATCGGCGGGCCGGCCGACGGGACCACCCACGTGGCGCCGACCTGCTCGATGTAGCTGCGCGCCCGGTCCATGCCGCGCTGGCGTTTCTGCTTGGCGAAGTTGGCCTTCGACTTGCGGGGGATGTCGTAGACCATCGGGTACCAGATGGCGCCCGAGTACTGAAGCAGGTGCACGTCCACGTGGCCGAACTCCTCCCGGACCACGTCGAGGTCGACGGGGCGGGCGTCGTTCATGTTGAACACGACGGTCTCGCCGTCGTCGATCAGAATTCCCGAGTCGCCAATGGGGCCGTCGGCCGGCGCGCGCAGGGCGATGATCATCACGTCCAGGTCGCCCTTGGGGCCGGAGACCTTGTGCTTGACCGAGTCGGTGGTCTCGACGAACGTGTGGAAGCCCAGGCGCTCGAGGTCGCGCTTCAGGTCGGGGACCGGGTAGTCGGGGAGCAGGACGGTGGCGTCCTTGTTGACGTTCTCGATCAGGTTCTGCTCGTCGTAGTGGTCGCGGTGCAGGTGCGACACGTACAGGTAGTCGCAGTCGCCGAGGGCCTTCCAGTCCAGCTCGGTGTTGTCCGGGAACGGGATCCACGAGGCGAAGTAGGCGGGGTTGACCCACGGGTCGCAGAGGATCGATCCGGCCGCGGTCTCGATGTGGAATCCGGCATGGCCGATGGAGGTGATCTGCACGGGGCTGAGACCTTTCGGGTAGAGCAGGGCTGTGCACCTTAGCCTATCCGGGCGGCACCGCACTCTGCCCGGGGCTTAGGTCTCTGCCGCCACCGCCGGTGCGGTGGCGGCAGCCGTCAACGGTCGGCGTCGACGGCGACCGGCGCCAGCTTCTGCCATTTCGCGAGGAGTGCGGGATCCTGGAGTTCCATCCAGGCGATGACGTCTTGGTACGTGGCGCAGATGGTCTCCGGCCGACCGCATGTGCTGCGCATGAAATCCCAGGTCGCAGGATTGAACGCGTTGCCGCTCCAGTCGTTGAAGTGGTTGGCGATCACGATCGGAGCACGGTTCCCCTCGAAGGCGCGTCGATACATGTACTCGTAGGTCTGCCGCACGATGCGCCGAATGCGCGGCGCGTCCCGCGGCCGGTCCTTCGCGCCGTTGTAGGTGGCCCAGAAGTTGTAGTCGAGGGCCGTCTGGCTTCGTCTCAGCGGCGGCGAGTAGACATATGGCACCGGGAACTCCCAGATGCCGTGCTGCCGGTAGGGCCAGTAGATCCCGGTCCGCTGCGCAGGCATGGACGAGTCCCAGGTCATATCGTGGTCACGCAGCGCTGGGAAGAGTGCGCGCGGC harbors:
- a CDS encoding MBL fold metallo-hydrolase is translated as MEEIRLSEHVVLLRGTDAGAYPHGNPLRVTGGDTTVQIDSSLESGCADADLVVLSHYHEDHVVGLGETSAPVTVHRRDLPPVTSWDEFGRYMNVPDVAIGEELKRTFRWCERPDATAFDDDTVIEVGGGVRILVVPLPGHTGGHCGFFVEPDGVFFTADVDLSSFGPVYADLDSTLPDVRASLARCAEIDAAVYTTFHHKGPYTDRAAFLADLAAHAAALDARDQRVRALLAEGPATARDLVGRGVVYRVGGRRPWYADAVEEVIVGQHLAEIGEATGAGS
- a CDS encoding MBL fold metallo-hydrolase is translated as MQITSIGHAGFHIETAAGSILCDPWVNPAYFASWIPFPDNTELDWKALGDCDYLYVSHLHRDHYDEQNLIENVNKDATVLLPDYPVPDLKRDLERLGFHTFVETTDSVKHKVSGPKGDLDVMIIALRAPADGPIGDSGILIDDGETVVFNMNDARPVDLDVVREEFGHVDVHLLQYSGAIWYPMVYDIPRKSKANFAKQKRQRGMDRARSYIEQVGATWVVPSAGPPMFLDDDLYVLNDFNTGSEADQASIFPDQAEFLEQMKAHGTDDGVRHRGLMMVSGSTATFTGSELNQIEHPYPPEQVFGENKKPYLDRMKEKFAPIIAAEKATWASADGDPLLPQLKELFEPIMKQSDLICDGIGYPVGLVVGDQTFVLDFPRREVRMKQDGDGKYRYGFRIAPELVRTVLRDNEPDWVNTIFLSTRFTTWRIGGYNEYLYTFFKCLTDERIAYADGWFSEAHDDDASVELDGWVIQRRCPHLKADLGKFGVVEGNKLTCNLHGWEWDLASGRCLTSKGHELRAEKAGESVTS
- a CDS encoding polysaccharide deacetylase family protein — encoded protein: MKKLTPGERPPQFILFSFDGVGVTPNWDEFLKAAEETDSRFTALMTGLYFLTDDARTEYRGPGHRPGEAALAFGGTESEVIEQIGYLNRTWYAGHEMGTHYVGHFCAGTKHPGRDWTRSDWNHELDQFFSLMKNWRRNTGITEGPDLAFGTEVVKGGRTQCLEGAPRALFPALRDHDMTWDSSMPAQRTGIYWPYRQHGIWEFPVPYVYSPPLRRSQTALDYNFWATYNGAKDRPRDAPRIRRIVRQTYEYMYRRAFEGNRAPIVIANHFNDWSGNAFNPATWDFMRSTCGRPETICATYQDVIAWMELQDPALLAKWQKLAPVAVDADR